In Methanococcoides sp. LMO-2, a single window of DNA contains:
- a CDS encoding FTR1 family iron permease has translation MFSSFMITFREGLEAFLIVGIILAYLVQTRRTELNKYVYGATGLAIVGSLAAAVVFNLLSIQFEGRNEELFEGIVMLLAAVILTSMIIWMARESNNISTTIQEQVEGKKAYGLFGLAFLSVFREGIETVLFLGAAAMNTETNAVLYGGIAGLSVSVVVAYLVFKFSSHTSMDNFFKITSIFLILFAAGLAAHGVHELQEAGVVPIVVEHVWDINHIIDEKGTFGSVMKSLFGYNGNPSLIEVLTYAGYYIAVGIGLRMPGRREKVAITA, from the coding sequence ATGTTCTCAAGCTTTATGATAACATTCAGGGAAGGGCTTGAAGCCTTTCTTATCGTGGGGATCATCCTCGCATATCTTGTGCAGACAAGACGAACGGAACTGAACAAGTACGTATATGGTGCTACCGGACTGGCAATCGTTGGAAGCCTGGCCGCTGCAGTTGTCTTCAACCTCCTTTCGATACAATTTGAAGGGCGTAATGAGGAGCTCTTTGAAGGGATCGTAATGCTGTTGGCAGCGGTCATCCTGACATCCATGATCATCTGGATGGCACGTGAAAGCAACAATATCTCTACGACAATACAGGAGCAGGTCGAAGGGAAGAAGGCCTATGGACTCTTTGGACTGGCATTTCTTTCCGTATTTAGGGAGGGTATCGAGACAGTCCTCTTCCTCGGGGCAGCAGCGATGAACACGGAGACAAACGCTGTGCTCTATGGAGGAATTGCTGGTCTTTCCGTATCCGTCGTTGTTGCGTATCTTGTGTTCAAATTCTCGTCACACACGAGTATGGACAATTTCTTCAAGATCACCAGCATCTTCCTGATCCTCTTTGCAGCAGGACTGGCAGCCCACGGTGTCCATGAACTTCAGGAAGCAGGTGTGGTTCCGATCGTTGTGGAGCATGTCTGGGATATAAATCACATCATCGATGAGAAAGGAACCTTTGGTTCTGTCATGAAATCCCTGTTCGGATACAACGGAAACCCATCGCTTATCGAAGTGCTGACCTATGCAGGATACTACATAGCGGTTGGTATCGGGCTGAGGATGCCCGGAAGGAGGGAGAAGGTTGCCATAACAGCCTGA
- a CDS encoding winged helix-turn-helix domain-containing protein: MGRTMQQVVSIGEAISHPLRLKLLYMLSEREWYVYELAKELNVSRQVLYLHLKRLEKAGFVESDLRLEEDDMRAKKFFRLTEFDISLNIDDLKEFFE; the protein is encoded by the coding sequence ATGGGAAGAACAATGCAGCAGGTAGTATCTATAGGGGAAGCTATTTCCCATCCTCTGAGGCTTAAGCTTCTTTACATGCTTTCAGAAAGGGAATGGTATGTGTATGAGCTTGCCAAAGAGCTTAATGTTTCCCGACAGGTCCTGTATCTTCACTTAAAACGACTTGAAAAGGCCGGGTTTGTAGAAAGCGATCTTCGCCTTGAAGAGGATGATATGAGAGCGAAGAAATTTTTCAGGCTCACGGAATTCGATATCTCGCTGAACATAGATGACCTGAAGGAGTTCTTTGAATGA